In a single window of the Cydia pomonella isolate Wapato2018A chromosome 2, ilCydPomo1, whole genome shotgun sequence genome:
- the LOC133515514 gene encoding uncharacterized protein LOC133515514 yields MQERGEMQYFLKKEYYVVEELYLCLQGDIKDALAAAAPTYVHGTSSLDITMFEAVQQHVKLPAIVLPVFSNNYEEWPTFHDLFTSLVHNNTSLSKVQKLHYLKSSIAGEAAALLKHVTITEQNYELAWETLKQRYGNKRLIVNSLLKRLFNQRKGTTQTAIQIKHLLDTTTQCLNDLQNFQVNINEWDPFIIYLVVNRLDNETHKGWEEHAYSLNAEQLPKWTELKKYLESKFRTLELVNPVTATIPKEAKTIKEKSYHVSTTSKSCVLCRDEHTLCHCQEFTKMSPVERIDYVKKTKLCFNCLLPGHSASRCRLSFSCRICKKRHHTMIHQAQNESQLTHHEEDPQNDEEVEVVQISCNVACKKSKGLLATAMISIRDDEGHVTPFRCLIDPGSESSFLSERAAQALRVKRSPVRGVVTGVGDLQVKINSVTQVQVLSNQDDSFQLDVKAYIMPSKLTSQLPSRKIKYDPQAWSHIQGLTLADPKFHQPGRVDMLLGVKVYAQILEGKVKKGPPGTPCAQETSLGWIIFGDVEGTADTLQENIVVMHHQVDVDDMLKAFWEIDTTDTKKSHTKEEARCEMIYKETHTRNEEGRYIVTLPFKKEEPQKDKQETSPC; encoded by the coding sequence ATGCAGGAGCGCGGCGAGATGCAGTATTTTCTCAAGAAAGAATATTATGTCGTGGAGGAGTTATACCTATGTTTACAAGGTGATATCAAGGACGCGCTCGCTGCTGCCGCTCCCACATATGTTCATGGAACAAGTTCGCTGGATATCACGATGTTTGAAGCTGTACAACAACATGTGAAGTTACCTGCAATTGTTTTACCTGTGTTTTCTAATAACTATGAAGAGTGGCCgacgtttcatgatttgtttacGTCGTTAGTACATAACAACACGAGTCTTAGTAAGGTTCAGAAACTGCACTATTTAAAGTCAAGTATCGCCGGTGAAGCCGCTGCATTATTGAAGCATGTTACGATTACAGAACAAAATTATGAGTTAGCCTGGGAGACTTTAAAGCAAAGGTATGGTAATAAGAGGTTAATTGTGAACTCCCTTTTGAAGAGATTGTTTAATCAAAGGAAAGGTACTACGCAAACAGCTATTCAAATAAAACATCTACTGGATACTACCACGCAATGTTTGAACGATTTACAAAATTTTCAAGTGAATATAAACGAGTGGGATCCGTTCATAATATACCTAGTGGTGAATCGACTCGACAACGAAACTCATAAGGGTTGGGAGGAACACGCCTACAGTTTGAATGCTGAGCAGTTACCCAAGTGGACTGAATTAAAAAAGTATCTCGAGTCGAAGTTTCGCACGCTAGAACTGGTTAACCCTGTCACTGCTACCATACCTAAAGAAGCAAAAACAATTAAGGAAAAGTCTTACCACGTATCAACAACATCGAAGAGCTGTGTTTTATGTAGGGATGAACACACTTTATGTCACTGTCAAGAGTTCACGAAAATGTCACCTGTGGAGAGAATCGACTATGTGAAGAAAACTAAATTATGTTTCAACTGCCTCCTGCCTGGACATTCTGCATCACGATGTCGTCTTTCCTTTTCATGTCGTATATGCAAAAAGAGGCATCACACCATGATACACCAAGCGCAGAATGAGAGTCAGCTTACACACCACGAAGAAGACCCGCAGAATGATGAAGAAGTAGAAGTGGTGCAAATTTCGTGTAACGTTGCCTGCAAGAAATCCAAAGGCCTGTTAGCAACGGCAATGATATCCATAAGGGACGACGAAGGTCACGTGACTCCCTTTCGTTGTTTAATTGATCCAGGGTCAGAATCAAGCTTTTTAAGCGAACGCGCAGCACAAGCGCTGCGAGTCAAGAGGTCACCTGTGAGAGGAGTTGTTACCGGTGTCGGCGACCTCCAGGTGAAGATCAACAGCGTAACACAAGTTCAAGTATTATCAAATCAAGATGACAGTTTCCAGCTAGATGTCAAAGCTTATATAATGCCCTCAAAGCTCACATCACAACTACCATCAAGGAAGATAAAGTATGACCCACAAGCCTGGTCACACATACAAGGACTCACTCTGGCTGATCCTAAGTTCCACCAGCCAGGGCGAGTAGACATGTTACTTGGTGTAAAAGTGTATGCACAAATACTAGAAGGCAAGGTTAAAAAAGGTCCACCTGGCACTCCATGCGCCCAAGAAACTAGCCTAGGTTGGATAATATTCGGAGACGTAGAAGGCACAGCAGACACTTTACAAGAAAACATAGTTGTGATGCATCATCAGGTCGACGTGGACGACATGTTAAAGGCATTTTGGGAGATAGATACTACAGATACAAAGAAGAGTCACACGAAAGAAGAAGCAAGGTGTGAAATGATTTACAAGGAAACGCATACAAGAAACGAAGAAGGAAGATACATAGTAACGTTACCATTCAAAAAAGAAGAACCACAAAAGGACAAACAAGAGACATCGCCATGCTGA